CGAGTAACCGCCTACCGGCAGACCGGACTTGGTCATGATGTTCTTTGTTTCCACCTCACGAATGAGGATTCCATTTATTACTTCTGCCATGATCTCTGTACCTCTAACACTTTATTAAATTCTTCCGGCATTTCCTGAATCATATTTTCATCCCCTATGATAGGGACAAGGTCTTCTTTCATAAACACCGGAATGCCGAGCGTATGTGCCTGGTCTGTCAGAGACCATGCCCATTCCGGCTCCGTATGAATCTTCCTGCTCTGAGCCCCGGTCATAGTGCCGACAACGATCCAGTTGATTCCGGAAAGGTCAACTGTGCCGGGATCGTCGAATAAAGGCTCAAAGGTAACATGGTAATGTTTTGCTCTGACGTTTTTCCGAAGGGCGTCGATACGCCACAGTTCGGCTTTCCTCGTCACCGTAACGCCAAACCATGCGTTTTCCAGATCGGTATCAAAATCCAGCAGATCGGGGCGCTTGGTGAGAAACAGGAACTGATGCTGTGGATTTTCACGAATCTTTGCAAATACCTCGTCTCTCCATTCCGGCTTCCAGCCGGAGAGATCGCTCATGCCGGTAAGAAGAAAGTTCTGCGGACGTTTCTTTTCCATCATCCTGAGCTTACCCGGAAAGAATTCAGGGTCAGTGAAGTCATCAATCATATGCCAGCGTTTCACGTTGTTGCGGGCATAGCAATATGTACACCCCACTGTGCAGCCAATGACGATATTCATGTTTTGAATCTGATCTTTGATACAAATACTCATAACTTCTGCCACTCCTCAAGATTCTTTCTGATGCGGTCGAGGCATTCCTCAAACCGGGTTATTTCTTCCTCTGAAAAACCTTTGTAGTAAATGCTGCCCATCTCATCAGATACAGAATCGTACTCGTCCTTTAAGGCACGTGCTTTCTCGGTCAGAAACAGGAGTGTTTTCCTTTTGTCCGTTTCAGACTGAACACGGCTTATCAGCCCTTGATTTTCCATTCTTTCCAGCATCGTAGTAAGAGATGTTATCGCTAATCCGCATTTAGTCGAGAGTGACCTGATCGAGATTTCATCCTCCTGCCACAGCACATAAAGAATACGCCCCTGGGCTCCATTGAACGCATCAATATTCTTTTCGCTGAGAATCTTCTCAAAAATCCGGTCTCCAAGTTGTTTTATTTTGGTGACAAGAAATCCGCCGTTTGTTTTCATACAAATGCTCCTATATAGTAGTTTATTAAATTATACTATATAGGAGCTTTATTGTCAAGAGTTTGTATGCCTTAATAGAGGTAAATTTCGATTTGTTGCTTCGTTTATGCTACAATTTGTTAATGAGATTTCTCGCTTTTTTACTTTTGTTGTATTTGAGCGAAAATAAAAAAAGCCGAAAAGCCTTGATTTTACCAGGCTTTTCAGCTGTGCATTTGGCACCCCCTGCGAGAATCGAACTCACAACTAACCCTTAGGAGGGGTTTATTATTGCGGAGCAAAAAGGTTCTCACAGCCGTCAAAATCAGTGATTTTGGAAACGGCGAGAGGTTCTTATAGCCATTTAACTTATCAAATAGGGGAAGCAACAAACTGTAAAAGAATAAAGCCGCACATCATATTGAACAACGAGCGGCTTTTATTTTTTGGCACCCCCTGCGAGAATCGAACTCACAACTAACCCTTAGGAGGGGTTTATTATATCCATTTAACTAAGGAGGCGTGCTTGCATATTAAATTGACAGATAATATTATACACTATCTGCTGCGGATTTGCAAGCACTTTGCAAAAATTATTTATACAGTTTTCCGTCACAGACGGTCAGTATCCTGTCGGCATATTTGGCATCGGAAAGGCTGTGTGTGATAAGAATGACGGTTTTGCCGCATTTGTGGCGGGAGAGAAGCAATTCCATTACTTCCTTTCCGGAGCGGCTGTCAAGATTTCCGCACGGCTCGTCCGCAAGGATAAGGTCGGGGTCTGCGGCGATTGCTCTTGCGATAGCAACACGCTGCTGCTGTCCTCCCGAAAGCTCATACGGCTTGTGCGACAGCCTTCCCGAAAGTCCTACAGCTTCAAGCGCCGAAAGTGAGCGTTCAAGGCGTTTCGCTGTCGGGATACCTCTGTAAGTAAGAGGCAATGCTACATTTTCAACCACCGACAGCGTCGGTATAAGATTGAACGACTGAAAAATAAAACCTATCCTTTCGTTTCTTATACGGCTCAACTCGTTATCGGCAAGTGTTTTTGTGTCAAGTCCGGAAAACATATATGTTCCGCTGTCGCAGGTGTCGAGCAGACCGAGAATATTCATCAGCGTGGATTTTCCCGAGCCGCTCGGACCTGTAATTGCTATGAACTCGCCCACGTTTACCGTAAGGCTGACGTTGTCCAGTGCCTGTACCGTACCGTCAGCCATTGTGTAGTGCCTTGATATGTCAGCGGCGTTTATCAGAGCATTCCCGTTTGCTTGATTGACATTCCTGCTTTCTTTCATAAGAGCCGACCTCCTTCGGTGAGAAATAACGGCAAGGCGAGGCTGTCGTGTTGGTTATTACGCCTGCACCGTGAAGTCCGCAACAGCCGTCATGCTGATGTATGCAAGGCTCGCCGCATATTATCATATTCATTTTTCCACCCTCTTTTTGTGAGATTATAAAGCTATTTTTAGCCGCAACGACTGTAATATTCACTGCATTTCAGTAATATTTTCCGTAACGGCAGATAAACTAAGTAGGTAAAAACGAAAAGGAGAATGAGTATGAATTACCGTAAAACATACAAAAAAAGAAAGGCGTTTCATATTACGATTATCGCAATTTCGGTTATTGCAGGGCTTTATTTCAATATGATGCTCCCCGGTGTTATAAGGGATAACGTTCCTTGTGTGGACGTAATCTTCCCAGAAAGAACAGAATATATCCCGTCCGTAACCTGCAGCGGTACGGTAGGTTATTCACAGGTCAGGAGCATAAAAGAAGAAATACCGCTTATTATAAAGGAATATCTTGTGAATGTCGGCGACAGGGTAGACCAGGGACAGACGATAGCTGTTGTTGATAAGCAGGCAGTGTGTGATAAGCTGAGCAATATATACAGCGGTTCGGTATCCGATGTGCTGACGGCGGCGGAGCTTTCCGACAGGATACCTGAGAAAATACCGGCTTTGGTATCCGGAACGGTATGCTATCTTGCAAAAAGCGGAGAGCTTATAGATGCCGGAGCGGATATTGCAAGGGTAGGAGGCAAGGGCGCACTTGTGCTGAATGTTGCTGTGCCTGAACGCAATCTGTCGAAAATCAGAAAAGGGCAGACCGCATTGCTTACTCTGTCGTCTGTTGACGGAAAATTTGCAGGACAGGTGAAAAGCATCGGCAAAAGTATGAGGAAACAATATCTCGGTGCCGTAGAGGAAACCGTAGCCGATGTTATGATAAGCATAGAAAGCCCGTCGGACAAGCTCAAAAGCGGTGACAGCGGATATGCGGAAATACAGACAGGTCTTAAGCGTGATATAGTTACCTTGCCTTACAGTGCGGTTATGCAGGATGAAAAAAGCGAATATATCTACGTTATCGAGAACGGCAGAACAATAAGACGTGACGTTATAACAGGGCTGGAGCTTGCAAAAAGGACGCAGGTTTTCGGGGTAAGCGTTGAGGAAGAAGTTGTGAAAAGCACGCAGGGAGTAGCGGCGAACTTGATTATTATCAGAAATAAGACGGAATAAAGGAATACACAGGCACAAAACGGTAATTATATAATGGTCGGATATGAAACATAAAGCGGAGGTAGGTTATGGGACTGATGTCGGTTATGGCTGATATATGGAGAAGCAGGAGCAGAAGTGCGCTGACTATGAGTGCAGTTGCGATAGGTATTTTTTCGGTGACGGTAATATCGGCGGCAGGGCAGATAGGCACAGCCAAGATAAACGACAGCCTTGACGATATGGGAGTAAACTCTGTACTTGTGGAGGCACAGGAGGCGGGAGTTGCTCTGAGCGACAGCGATATAGATGCTTTGGGCGGATTGAGCGGTGTCAACGGTGCGATGCCGCTTATGGCACAGGTCACCAAGTGTGAGCTTATCGAAAGCAATGTTTCGTGTATGGTGTGGGGAGTAAACGAGAAAGCGGACGAGATTATTTCGATGAAGGCGATACACGGCAGACTTATTGACAGATCGGATCTTAAAAAAGCCGAAAATATCTGTGTTATTGATGATGAGATAGCACTCGAAACATACGGAAGGACGAACATAGTCGGAAAGACGGTGAGCGTAAATTTCGGCGGTAAATACACTGATTTTACGGTGATCGGTGTTGCCGAGTCGGGACTCAGCCCCATACAGAATATGATGAACGATGCTGTGCCGTATTTTGTGTACATTCCATACACCACAGCGCAGAATATAAGCGGTAAAAGTGAATATGACAAGATAGCCGTTCTTCTTGACAAAAACGGTGACGGCGAAACTGCGATAGACAGAATTAAAACCTGTATGGCAAATGTCAAGGGTGAGGGGAGTATAAAAATAAGCGAGCTTCAGAGCCAGAAGAAACAGCTTGACGGAATACTGGCTGCCGCAACCTCGGCACTGTCGTTCACGGCAGGAATTTCGCTTGCGGTTGCGTCCGTATCGGTTATGACCGCAATGCTTGTAAGCGTGGGTGAAAGAAAACGTGAGATAGGCATAAAGAAGTCGCTCGGAGCAAGGAATATAAGAATAGTCGGCGAGTTCTTAGCCGAAAGCACGATGATATGTATTATCGGCAGTATCGTGGGCATTGCGGCAGGTTGTGCGGTGGCGTTTGTTATAGGTCTTGCGGTCGGTGAGAGCTTTGTTATGCAGACGGATATAATGCTTATTGCAGTTGCGGTGTCGGCGGTGATAGGTATGATTTCGGGGAGCTATCCTGCATATAAAGCGGCAAGAATGAAGCCGGTGGATGCGCTGAAGATGTAAAGATTCAAATAAATTTCCCCTACCCTCTTGACAGCTAACGATTATTAGCTTATAATATAGCTAACGATCGTTAGCTTTTTTATATCGAGGTGAATATATGAAACAAGCCTCCAAAAAGGAAGACACAAAACAACGCATACTTGACGAAGCGTTACGGCTCTTTTCACAGAGCGGTTATGATGCTGTAAGTGTTGAGAGAATAGCTTCGGCGGTGGGGATAAAA
This window of the [Eubacterium] siraeum genome carries:
- a CDS encoding radical SAM mobile pair protein A — its product is MSICIKDQIQNMNIVIGCTVGCTYCYARNNVKRWHMIDDFTDPEFFPGKLRMMEKKRPQNFLLTGMSDLSGWKPEWRDEVFAKIRENPQHQFLFLTKRPDLLDFDTDLENAWFGVTVTRKAELWRIDALRKNVRAKHYHVTFEPLFDDPGTVDLSGINWIVVGTMTGAQSRKIHTEPEWAWSLTDQAHTLGIPVFMKEDLVPIIGDENMIQEMPEEFNKVLEVQRSWQK
- a CDS encoding radical SAM mobile pair system MarR family transcriptional regulator, which produces MKTNGGFLVTKIKQLGDRIFEKILSEKNIDAFNGAQGRILYVLWQEDEISIRSLSTKCGLAITSLTTMLERMENQGLISRVQSETDKRKTLLFLTEKARALKDEYDSVSDEMGSIYYKGFSEEEITRFEECLDRIRKNLEEWQKL
- a CDS encoding ABC transporter ATP-binding protein codes for the protein MKESRNVNQANGNALINAADISRHYTMADGTVQALDNVSLTVNVGEFIAITGPSGSGKSTLMNILGLLDTCDSGTYMFSGLDTKTLADNELSRIRNERIGFIFQSFNLIPTLSVVENVALPLTYRGIPTAKRLERSLSALEAVGLSGRLSHKPYELSGGQQQRVAIARAIAADPDLILADEPCGNLDSRSGKEVMELLLSRHKCGKTVILITHSLSDAKYADRILTVCDGKLYK
- a CDS encoding efflux RND transporter periplasmic adaptor subunit, with amino-acid sequence MNYRKTYKKRKAFHITIIAISVIAGLYFNMMLPGVIRDNVPCVDVIFPERTEYIPSVTCSGTVGYSQVRSIKEEIPLIIKEYLVNVGDRVDQGQTIAVVDKQAVCDKLSNIYSGSVSDVLTAAELSDRIPEKIPALVSGTVCYLAKSGELIDAGADIARVGGKGALVLNVAVPERNLSKIRKGQTALLTLSSVDGKFAGQVKSIGKSMRKQYLGAVEETVADVMISIESPSDKLKSGDSGYAEIQTGLKRDIVTLPYSAVMQDEKSEYIYVIENGRTIRRDVITGLELAKRTQVFGVSVEEEVVKSTQGVAANLIIIRNKTE
- a CDS encoding ABC transporter permease; its protein translation is MGLMSVMADIWRSRSRSALTMSAVAIGIFSVTVISAAGQIGTAKINDSLDDMGVNSVLVEAQEAGVALSDSDIDALGGLSGVNGAMPLMAQVTKCELIESNVSCMVWGVNEKADEIISMKAIHGRLIDRSDLKKAENICVIDDEIALETYGRTNIVGKTVSVNFGGKYTDFTVIGVAESGLSPIQNMMNDAVPYFVYIPYTTAQNISGKSEYDKIAVLLDKNGDGETAIDRIKTCMANVKGEGSIKISELQSQKKQLDGILAAATSALSFTAGISLAVASVSVMTAMLVSVGERKREIGIKKSLGARNIRIVGEFLAESTMICIIGSIVGIAAGCAVAFVIGLAVGESFVMQTDIMLIAVAVSAVIGMISGSYPAYKAARMKPVDALKM